One Weissella ceti DNA window includes the following coding sequences:
- the msrB gene encoding peptide-methionine (R)-S-oxide reductase MsrB — MAKTEEEKAELRARLTPEEYAVTQESATEHPFTGVYDDFYKEGIYVDVVDGTPLFSSTDKYDAGCGWPAFTQPIDAHEINEVADYKLLRPRVEVRSKEADSHLGHVFTDGPADRGGLRYCINSAALKFIPVSELEEAVYGKYKGLFS, encoded by the coding sequence ATGGCAAAAACAGAAGAAGAAAAAGCAGAGTTACGTGCACGTTTAACCCCTGAAGAGTATGCGGTAACGCAAGAAAGTGCGACAGAACATCCATTTACGGGTGTATATGATGACTTTTATAAAGAAGGAATCTATGTAGACGTGGTTGATGGGACACCATTGTTCAGTTCAACCGATAAATATGATGCAGGTTGTGGGTGGCCAGCATTTACACAACCCATTGATGCACATGAAATTAATGAAGTAGCAGACTACAAGTTACTACGTCCACGAGTAGAAGTGCGTTCTAAGGAAGCTGATTCACATCTAGGTCACGTATTTACGGACGGACCCGCTGATCGCGGTGGATTACGTTACTGCATTAACTCAGCAGCATTGAAGTTTATTCCTGTTTCTGAATTAGAAGAAGCTGTATACGGAAAATATAAGGGATTATTTAGCTAA
- the rplL gene encoding 50S ribosomal protein L7/L12 gives MAFDKDTIIASLKEATIMDLADLVSAIEEEFGVSAAAPVAAAGAAGGAAEAAKSEFDVELTSGGAAKVKVIKAVREATGLGLKDAKDLVDGAPSMVKEGVSEDEANELKAKLEEAGAVVTVK, from the coding sequence ATGGCTTTTGATAAGGATACAATCATCGCTTCATTGAAGGAAGCAACTATCATGGATTTGGCTGACTTGGTTTCAGCTATCGAAGAAGAATTTGGTGTTTCAGCCGCTGCTCCTGTTGCAGCTGCTGGTGCCGCTGGTGGAGCTGCTGAAGCTGCTAAGTCAGAATTCGATGTTGAATTGACTTCTGGTGGAGCCGCTAAGGTTAAGGTTATCAAGGCAGTTCGTGAAGCAACTGGTTTGGGACTAAAGGACGCCAAGGACCTTGTTGATGGTGCACCATCAATGGTTAAGGAAGGTGTTTCAGAAGACGAAGCTAACGAATTGAAGGCTAAGTTGGAAGAAGCTGGAGCCGTTGTTACTGTTAAGTAA
- the rplJ gene encoding 50S ribosomal protein L10, whose protein sequence is MSEANIAVKAQQVEEVAAKFKDAASAVVVDVRGLTVEQSNELRSALREEGVELKVIKNKILTRAAAAADLAELNDVFAGPSAVAFSTEDAIAPSRILKKFADKIEALEIKGGVVDGNVASVEDINKYAALPDRDGLLSMLLSTLQAPVRNVAYAVNAVKDAKEETVEA, encoded by the coding sequence ATGAGTGAAGCAAATATTGCTGTTAAAGCACAACAAGTTGAAGAAGTAGCCGCTAAGTTTAAGGATGCTGCTTCAGCTGTTGTGGTAGACGTACGTGGTTTGACTGTTGAACAATCAAACGAATTGCGTTCTGCATTGCGTGAAGAAGGTGTTGAACTTAAGGTTATCAAGAACAAGATTTTGACTCGTGCCGCTGCTGCTGCAGACTTGGCCGAATTGAACGACGTGTTCGCTGGACCTTCAGCCGTTGCATTCTCAACTGAAGATGCAATCGCACCTTCACGTATTTTGAAGAAGTTTGCCGACAAGATCGAAGCCTTGGAAATCAAGGGTGGTGTTGTCGATGGTAACGTTGCGTCTGTTGAAGATATCAACAAGTACGCTGCATTGCCAGACCGCGACGGATTGCTATCAATGTTGTTGTCAACATTGCAAGCACCTGTTCGTAACGTTGCTTACGCTGTTAACGCAGTTAAGGACGCCAAGGAAGAAACTGTTGAAGCGTAA
- the rplA gene encoding 50S ribosomal protein L1 yields MAKKYGKKYLAAAEKVDANKLYTIEEAATLVKEIEFANFDSTVEIAFNLNVDTRQADQQLRGALVLPNGTGKDQTVVVFAQGDKAKEAEAAGADVVGAADLVQRISDGWLDFDVAIATPDMMAQVGRVGRALGPKGLMPNPKTGTVTFDVAKAVADAKSGQVTYRTDRDGNVAVPVGKASFDAEKLAGNIKALADVVVKARPAAVKGTYVQHVSIASTFGPSINLDPAGLL; encoded by the coding sequence ATGGCTAAGAAATATGGTAAGAAGTATTTAGCAGCCGCTGAAAAGGTAGATGCTAACAAGCTATACACTATCGAAGAAGCTGCTACACTAGTTAAAGAAATTGAATTCGCAAACTTCGACTCAACAGTTGAAATTGCATTCAACTTGAACGTAGACACACGTCAAGCTGACCAACAATTGCGTGGGGCACTAGTTTTGCCTAACGGAACTGGTAAGGATCAAACTGTTGTTGTGTTCGCTCAAGGTGATAAGGCGAAGGAAGCTGAAGCAGCTGGTGCCGACGTTGTTGGTGCTGCTGACTTGGTACAACGCATCTCTGATGGATGGTTGGACTTCGACGTTGCTATCGCAACACCTGACATGATGGCTCAAGTTGGACGTGTTGGACGTGCACTTGGACCTAAGGGATTGATGCCAAACCCTAAGACTGGAACAGTTACATTTGACGTTGCTAAGGCTGTTGCCGATGCTAAGTCAGGTCAAGTTACTTACCGTACTGACCGTGACGGAAACGTTGCTGTACCAGTTGGTAAGGCTTCATTCGACGCCGAAAAGCTTGCTGGAAACATCAAGGCTTTGGCAGACGTTGTTGTTAAGGCACGTCCTGCTGCTGTTAAGGGAACATACGTACAACACGTATCAATCGCTTCAACATTCGGACCTTCAATCAACTTGGACCCAGCTGGATTGTTGTAA
- the rplK gene encoding 50S ribosomal protein L11, whose protein sequence is MAKKVSSIVKLQIPAGKATPAPPVGPALGQAGVNIMGFAKEFNARTADQDGMLIPVVITVYEDRSFEFITKTPPAAVLLKKAAKVEKGSGEPNTKKVATVTAAQVREIAETKMQDLNAADVEAAMRMIEGTARSMGFIVEG, encoded by the coding sequence GTGGCTAAGAAAGTTTCAAGTATTGTTAAGTTGCAGATTCCAGCCGGTAAGGCTACACCTGCACCTCCAGTTGGACCTGCATTGGGTCAAGCTGGTGTTAACATCATGGGGTTCGCAAAGGAATTTAACGCACGTACTGCTGATCAAGATGGTATGTTGATTCCTGTTGTTATTACTGTATATGAAGATCGTTCATTCGAATTCATCACTAAGACACCTCCTGCAGCAGTTTTGCTAAAGAAGGCAGCTAAGGTTGAAAAGGGTTCAGGAGAACCTAACACGAAGAAGGTCGCAACAGTTACTGCAGCGCAAGTTCGCGAAATTGCAGAAACTAAGATGCAAGATCTAAACGCAGCTGACGTAGAAGCAGCAATGCGCATGATTGAAGGTACTGCACGTTCAATGGGATTCATCGTTGAAGGTTAA
- the nusG gene encoding transcription termination/antitermination protein NusG codes for MAQSGAESLQNEWFVIHTYSGYENKVKANLESRIETMGMTDYIFRVVVPEQEVTVREGDETKVVMENDFPGYVLVEMVMTDEAWYVVRNTPGVTGFLGSHGGGSKPNSLLPEEVDEMLSRMNMTERQVVEELNAEVGDVVNIVSGSFAGMEGAITHINTEKQEVTVLVNFLGRETPTEMPFSEVETLD; via the coding sequence ATGGCACAATCAGGCGCAGAATCACTTCAAAATGAATGGTTTGTTATTCACACATACTCAGGTTACGAAAACAAGGTGAAGGCTAACCTAGAATCACGTATTGAAACAATGGGAATGACTGACTACATCTTCCGTGTAGTTGTTCCAGAACAAGAAGTTACTGTTCGCGAAGGTGACGAAACTAAGGTTGTTATGGAAAATGACTTCCCTGGTTACGTTCTTGTTGAAATGGTAATGACTGACGAAGCTTGGTATGTTGTACGTAACACACCAGGAGTTACTGGATTCTTGGGATCACACGGTGGTGGGTCAAAGCCTAACTCATTGTTGCCTGAAGAAGTTGACGAAATGTTGTCACGTATGAACATGACAGAACGTCAAGTTGTTGAAGAATTGAACGCTGAAGTTGGTGATGTTGTTAACATCGTTTCAGGTTCATTCGCTGGTATGGAAGGTGCAATCACGCACATTAACACTGAAAAGCAAGAAGTTACTGTATTGGTTAACTTCTTGGGACGTGAAACACCAACTGAAATGCCATTCTCAGAAGTAGAAACACTAGATTAA